In Sphaeramia orbicularis chromosome 14, fSphaOr1.1, whole genome shotgun sequence, the following are encoded in one genomic region:
- the msantd2 gene encoding myb/SANT-like DNA-binding domain-containing protein 2, with protein MAASSNAEHSPEISTPLKIPKTEVPSPESEELSDSNQYHSNPSTPNRFSPLNVGAGAAGRTAASSSSNSFTACRGMSWTPSETNALIAVWGNERLTEARMQQLEVAGTVFSGKAPGPAMYERVSRALSELGYERTPSQCRERMKTLRRCYSRVKEHGIGKRKSSYTIEQLEKVFGQGGWDSQSCAPVLINSSGLYQEMESDGSTLEDFSQEDWCNQVLDSAFQEGDMETEEIQVPKNRALQIQAELSEQTQKRDAMQTVMRILESVQLKWEHFHTWTEFSRLHLSNKLAIFGVGYNTRWREDVRYHYAEISSQVPLGKRLREYFNPEKPEGRIIMTKVQKMNWKNVYYKFLDITISEARCLELHMEVDWIPISQSKVTGCSKGTSHYLLPGDIPKSYGLYAIGYEVVPPCSDTAQTSPQDGSPDNSLPQCESENGAQSQADQEKTAKSNRTGAKVTYCYLGIADDRTIQQCLFQHFQGSGKHYVHGEPSAVTCFLQENCRGGVSNHDGEGDEGSTQHFAIYIKYVEVELDFLSAGSLVECLETAVGYSLKYNNKETS; from the exons ATGGCGGCGTCCAGTAACGCAGAGCATTCTCCAGAGATATCGACGCCGTTAAAGATACCGAAAACGGAGGTGCCATCCCCTGAGTCGGAGGAGCTGAGTGACAGTAACCAGTACCACTCCAATCCCTCCACCCCGAACCGCTTCTCGCCTCTGAACGTGGGCGCCGGGGCCGCGGGCCGGACGGCGGCCTCATCCTCCTCCAACAGCTTCACCGCCTGCCGGGGGATGTCGTGGACGCCGTCCGAGACGAACGCCCTGATCGCGGTATGGGGGAACGAGAGGCTGACGGAGGCGCGGATGCAGCAGCTGGAGGTGGCGGGGACCGTGTTCTCCGGTAAGGCCCCCGGTCCCGCCATGTACGAGCGGGTCTCCAGAGCCCTGTCGGAGCTGGGTTACGAGAGGACCCCGTCCCAGTGCAGGGAGAGGATGAAG ACGCTACGACGCTGCTACAGCCGAGTGAAGGAACACGGTATAGGCAAAAGGAAGAGCAGCTACACCATCGAGCAGCTGGAGAAGGTGTTTGGCCAGGGAGGCTGGGACTCCCAGAGCTGTGCCCCTGTGCTCATCAACAGCAGTGGGTTGTATCAGGAGATGGAGTCTGACGGCAGCACCTTGGAAGACTTCTCCCAGGAGGACTGGTGCAACCAGGTGCTGGACTCAGCTTTCCAGGAAGGAGACATGGAGACtg AAGAAATCCAGGTGCCTAAAAACAGAGCTCTTCAGATTCAAGCAGAGCTGTCAGAACAAACCCA AAAAAGGGATGCCATGCAGACTGTGATGCGCATCCTGGAGTCGGTGCAGCTGAAGTGGGAACATTTCCACACATGGACTGAGTTCTCTCGGCTGCACCTCTCCAACAAACTGGCCATCTTTGGCGTGGGCTACAACACACGCTGGCGTGAGGATGTGCGTTACCACTACGCCGAGATCAGCTCGCAGGTGCCGCTGGGAAAGAGGCTCCGTGAGTACTTCAACCCAGAGAAGCCAGAGGGCCGCATCATTATGACcaaggttcagaagatgaattgGAAGAATGTGTATTACAAGTTTCTGGATATTACAATCAGTGAGGCGCGCTGCCTGGAGCTGCACATGGAGGTGGACTGGATCCCGATATCCCAGTCCAAGGTGACAGGATGCAGCAAAGGCACCTCCCACTACCTCCTACCCGGGGACATCCCCAAGTCATATGGACTCTATGCTATTGGCTACGAGGTGGTGCCCCCTTGTAGCGACACTGCTCAGACCTCTCCACAGGATGGTAGTCCTGACAATAGCTTACCTCAGTGCGAGTCCGAAAATGGAGCACAAAGCCAGGCCGATCAAGAAAAAACAGCGAAGAGCAACAGGACTGGGGCTAAAGTCACCTACTGCTACCTTGGCATAGCTGACGATAGGACCATACAGCAGTGTCTCTTCCAGCACTTTCAGGGCTCTGGGAAGCATTACGTCCACGGGGAGCCATCTGCTGTCACGTGTTTCCTGCAGGAGAACTGTCGCGGCGGCGTCTCGAATCACGACGGCGAGGGAGACGAAGGCTCCACTCAGCATTTCGCCATTTACATTAAATACGTGGAGGTGGAGCTGGACTTCCTCTCAGCAGGCTCCCTGGTGGAGTGCCTGGAAACTGCTGTTGGTTATTCcttaaaatacaacaacaaagaaacaTCATAA